The following proteins are encoded in a genomic region of Rhizobium sp. CCGE531:
- the arfB gene encoding alternative ribosome rescue aminoacyl-tRNA hydrolase ArfB has translation MASEALYINDRITIAGWELTEQFVLAGGPGGQNVNKVATAVQLFFDVQNSPSLTDRVKANAVKLAGRRVSKDGVLMIEASRFRSQDRNREDARERLKELILEAAAPPPPPRRKTKPTKGSIERRLKEKSGRSEVKKMRGKPGGD, from the coding sequence ATGGCCAGCGAAGCGCTTTACATCAACGACCGGATTACGATTGCCGGCTGGGAACTGACGGAACAATTCGTTCTGGCGGGTGGTCCTGGCGGCCAGAACGTCAACAAGGTCGCAACGGCGGTCCAGCTTTTCTTCGATGTCCAGAATTCTCCCTCGCTGACGGATCGCGTCAAGGCGAATGCGGTCAAGCTTGCGGGGCGGCGCGTTTCCAAGGATGGCGTTTTGATGATCGAGGCCAGCCGTTTCCGCAGCCAGGATCGCAATCGCGAGGATGCGCGCGAACGGCTGAAAGAGCTTATTCTCGAAGCCGCCGCCCCGCCACCGCCGCCACGCAGGAAGACCAAGCCAACCAAGGGTTCGATCGAGCGCCGGCTGAAGGAAAAATCCGGACGTTCCGAGGTCAAGAAGATGCGCGGCAAGCCGGGCGGCGATTAG
- a CDS encoding IS110 family transposase produces METIVGIDVSKERLDVAVLPQGEVFAVGNDHAGVDALVERLQAVGVDVIALEATGGFETLAVAGLSSAGLTVLVVNPAQVRAYAHAIGRRAKTDPIDAAVIAAFVLATKPEIRPLRDAETQALSELVARRRQIVQMIVAEENRLRMALAKQAQKSIKRLLAALRRELESLDADLDDHIRKSPVWRVRETLLVSVPGVGPTTARTLLAELPELGSLDRRQIASLAGLAPWTRQSGQWKGKSFIGGGRGKVRAVLFMAALVASRHNPSLKAFRDRLVAAGKPKIVAIVATMRKLLTILNAIIRDARPWQNA; encoded by the coding sequence ATGGAAACGATTGTTGGCATTGATGTTTCGAAAGAGCGGCTGGATGTTGCAGTCCTGCCGCAAGGGGAGGTTTTTGCCGTTGGCAATGACCATGCCGGTGTCGATGCGTTGGTCGAGCGGCTGCAGGCGGTCGGCGTCGATGTGATTGCGCTTGAGGCGACGGGCGGCTTCGAGACGCTGGCGGTGGCCGGTCTGTCATCGGCCGGATTGACGGTTCTCGTCGTCAATCCGGCGCAAGTGCGCGCCTATGCCCATGCGATCGGCCGCAGGGCCAAGACCGATCCGATCGATGCCGCCGTCATCGCCGCCTTCGTCCTGGCGACGAAGCCGGAGATCCGGCCGTTGCGCGATGCCGAGACACAGGCTCTGTCCGAGCTGGTGGCCCGCAGGCGCCAGATCGTGCAGATGATCGTGGCCGAGGAGAACCGGTTGCGCATGGCGCTGGCCAAACAGGCGCAGAAAAGCATCAAGCGATTGCTTGCGGCCTTGCGGCGCGAACTCGAAAGCCTCGATGCCGATCTCGACGACCATATCCGCAAATCGCCGGTCTGGCGGGTGCGCGAGACGCTGCTCGTCTCGGTGCCAGGTGTCGGGCCGACAACGGCGCGCACGCTGCTGGCCGAGCTGCCCGAACTCGGCAGCCTCGACCGGCGCCAGATCGCCTCACTGGCAGGGCTTGCGCCCTGGACGCGGCAATCGGGTCAATGGAAAGGCAAGAGCTTCATCGGCGGCGGCAGAGGCAAGGTGCGCGCCGTGCTGTTCATGGCCGCCCTCGTCGCCAGCCGCCATAACCCAAGCCTCAAGGCCTTCCGTGACCGCCTCGTGGCAGCCGGAAAGCCAAAGATCGTCGCCATCGTCGCTACCATGCGAAAGCTGCTCACCATCCTCAACGCCATCATCAGGGACGCACGACCGTGGCAAAACGCTTGA
- a CDS encoding alpha-ketoglutarate-dependent dioxygenase AlkB: MLLPNGIRHLPGYLDRPAQEALVETIRGVVAEAPLYTPVMPGTGKEMSVRMTNCGSLGWVTDKQRGYRYQPTHPVTGRPWPAMPPQLLDLWHDIAGYEKPPEACLVNFYSDDARMGLHQDRDEQDLNAPVLSISLGNSCLFRVGGLNRNDRTLSFKLSSGDIVVLGGEGRLCFHGVDRIHPATSTLLKNGGRINLTLRRVQP, translated from the coding sequence ATGCTGCTTCCCAACGGAATTCGCCATCTGCCCGGATATCTCGATCGCCCCGCCCAGGAAGCGCTCGTCGAGACAATCCGCGGCGTCGTGGCCGAGGCACCGCTCTACACGCCGGTCATGCCCGGCACTGGCAAGGAAATGTCGGTGCGCATGACCAATTGCGGCTCGCTCGGCTGGGTCACGGACAAGCAGCGCGGCTATCGCTATCAGCCGACGCATCCGGTCACGGGGCGGCCATGGCCGGCGATGCCGCCGCAACTGCTCGATCTCTGGCATGACATAGCAGGCTATGAAAAACCGCCGGAAGCCTGTCTCGTCAATTTCTACTCTGACGATGCCCGCATGGGCCTGCATCAGGATCGCGATGAACAGGATCTCAATGCGCCCGTGCTGTCGATCTCGCTCGGCAACAGCTGCCTCTTCCGGGTCGGCGGCCTTAATCGCAATGATCGCACGCTATCCTTCAAGCTTTCCAGCGGCGATATCGTCGTTCTCGGCGGCGAGGGAAGGCTGTGCTTCCACGGGGTCGATCGCATCCATCCGGCAACGTCGACATTGCTGAAGAATGGCGGGCGGATCAACCTGACGTTACGGCGAGTCCAGCCCTGA
- the coaA gene encoding type I pantothenate kinase: protein MTIATKTQPAPETLDIFQAKAYSPYYFFSSEEWAKFRADTPLTLTSDEVTRLRSMGDPIDLDEVRRIYLSLSRLLSSHVESSQILFEQRNRFLSLSDIAKTPFVIGIAGSVAVGKSTTARILKELLGRWPSSPKVDLVTTDGFLYPNAELQRRNLMQRKGFPESYDTAALLRFLSAIKAGQPNVQAPSYSHLVYDVLPNEFKTVDRPDILIFEGINVLQSRHLPADGKIVPMVSDFFDFSIYIDADEPLIHNWYVARFMRLRETAFRDPNSFFHRYASISEEEALAIAEGLWKNINLKNLRQNILPTRPRADLILQKGKNHLIEQVALRKL from the coding sequence ATGACGATAGCGACCAAGACCCAGCCCGCGCCCGAGACGCTCGATATTTTCCAGGCGAAAGCCTATTCGCCCTATTATTTCTTTTCCTCCGAAGAGTGGGCAAAATTCCGGGCCGACACGCCGCTGACGCTGACATCAGACGAAGTGACGCGGCTGCGCTCCATGGGCGACCCGATCGACCTCGACGAAGTCAGGCGCATCTATCTGTCCCTGTCACGGCTGCTGTCCTCGCATGTGGAATCCTCGCAGATCCTCTTCGAGCAGCGCAACCGGTTCCTCAGCCTTTCCGATATCGCCAAGACGCCGTTCGTCATCGGCATTGCCGGCTCGGTCGCCGTCGGCAAATCCACGACGGCCCGTATCCTGAAGGAGCTGCTGGGCCGCTGGCCGTCGAGCCCGAAGGTCGATCTGGTCACCACAGACGGCTTTCTCTATCCCAACGCCGAATTGCAGCGCCGCAACCTGATGCAGCGCAAGGGCTTTCCGGAAAGCTACGATACGGCAGCGCTGCTGCGTTTCCTCTCGGCGATCAAGGCCGGCCAGCCGAATGTGCAGGCGCCCTCCTATTCGCACCTCGTCTATGACGTGCTGCCGAACGAGTTCAAGACGGTCGACCGCCCGGATATCCTGATCTTCGAAGGCATCAACGTGCTGCAGTCGCGGCATCTGCCGGCAGACGGCAAGATCGTGCCGATGGTCTCGGATTTCTTCGACTTCTCGATCTATATCGATGCCGACGAGCCGCTGATCCACAATTGGTATGTCGCCCGCTTCATGCGGCTGCGCGAGACGGCTTTCCGCGATCCCAACTCCTTCTTCCATCGCTACGCCTCGATCAGCGAGGAAGAGGCGCTGGCGATCGCCGAAGGACTCTGGAAGAACATCAACCTGAAGAACCTGCGCCAAAACATCCTGCCGACGCGCCCGCGCGCCGATCTGATCCTTCAGAAGGGCAAGAATCACCTGATCGAACAGGTTGCGCTCAGGAAGCTCTGA
- a CDS encoding phosphoribosyl-ATP diphosphatase: protein MSGFTLSDLERIIEERSKASPDESWTAKLLATGQPKAAKKLGEEAIEAVMAAVTNDRDNLTYEAADLLYHLMVVLKIAGIPLQNVMGELERRTAQSGLQEKASR, encoded by the coding sequence ATGAGCGGATTTACCCTTTCCGACCTCGAACGAATCATCGAGGAACGCTCCAAGGCTTCGCCAGACGAATCCTGGACAGCGAAGCTTCTTGCCACCGGCCAGCCGAAGGCGGCGAAGAAACTGGGCGAAGAGGCGATCGAGGCCGTGATGGCTGCCGTTACCAACGATCGCGACAACCTCACCTATGAGGCCGCCGATCTGCTATATCATCTTATGGTCGTATTGAAGATTGCAGGCATTCCGTTGCAGAATGTCATGGGTGAGCTCGAAAGGCGCACCGCCCAATCCGGCCTTCAAGAAAAGGCCAGCCGGTAA
- the hisF gene encoding imidazole glycerol phosphate synthase subunit HisF yields the protein MTLKARVIPCLDVKDGRVVKGVNFLNLVDAGDPVEAAKAYDAAGADELCFLDITASSDNRDTIFDVVARTAEQCFMPVTVGGGVRTIADIRKLLLCGADKVSINSAAVNNPDFVAEAADKFGNQCIVVSIDAKRRRTEAPGGDNMSAWEIYTHGGRNATGIDAVDFARKMVERGAGELLVTSMDRDGTKVGYDLELTRAIADAVRVPVIASGGVGDLDDLVAGVKEGHATAVLAASIFHFGTYSVGEAKRYMAERGIPMRLD from the coding sequence ATGACCTTGAAAGCCCGCGTCATCCCCTGCCTCGACGTCAAGGACGGCCGCGTCGTCAAGGGCGTCAACTTTCTCAATCTCGTCGATGCTGGCGATCCCGTCGAGGCTGCCAAGGCCTATGACGCCGCCGGCGCCGACGAGCTCTGCTTCCTCGACATCACCGCCTCCTCCGACAATCGCGACACGATCTTCGACGTGGTGGCCCGCACCGCCGAACAATGCTTTATGCCGGTCACCGTCGGCGGCGGCGTGCGAACCATTGCCGATATCCGCAAGCTGCTGCTCTGCGGCGCCGACAAGGTCTCGATCAATTCGGCGGCGGTCAACAATCCCGATTTCGTTGCCGAAGCGGCAGACAAGTTCGGCAACCAGTGCATCGTCGTGTCCATCGATGCGAAACGCCGACGTACCGAAGCACCCGGCGGCGACAATATGAGCGCCTGGGAGATCTATACCCATGGCGGCCGCAACGCGACCGGCATCGATGCCGTCGATTTCGCCCGCAAGATGGTCGAGCGCGGCGCCGGCGAACTGCTCGTCACCTCCATGGACCGCGATGGCACCAAGGTCGGCTATGATCTGGAGCTGACACGGGCGATCGCCGATGCCGTGCGCGTGCCGGTCATTGCTTCCGGCGGCGTCGGCGATCTCGACGACCTCGTCGCCGGTGTCAAGGAAGGCCATGCGACGGCGGTGCTTGCCGCGTCGATCTTCCACTTCGGCACCTATTCGGTGGGCGAGGCAAAGCGCTACATGGCCGAACGCGGCATTCCCATGCGGCTGGATTAG
- the hisA gene encoding 1-(5-phosphoribosyl)-5-[(5-phosphoribosylamino)methylideneamino]imidazole-4-carboxamide isomerase — translation MILFPAIDLKDGQCVRLKLGDMEQATVYNPDPAAQAKAFEDQGFEWLHVVDLNGAFAGETVNGAAVDAILKATKNPVQLGGGIRTLDHMENWLSRGLARVILGTVAVRDPALVVEACRRYPGHIAVGIDAKGGKVAVEGWAEASELGIIELAKKFEGVGVAAIIYTDIDRDGILTGINWASTLELAEAVSIPVIASGGLASLDDIRRMIQPDARKLEGAISGRALYDGRIDPKEALALIKQAKEAAQ, via the coding sequence ATGATTCTCTTTCCCGCAATCGACCTCAAGGACGGGCAATGCGTGCGCCTCAAGCTCGGCGATATGGAGCAGGCGACCGTCTACAATCCCGATCCAGCCGCCCAGGCGAAAGCCTTTGAGGACCAGGGCTTCGAGTGGCTGCATGTCGTCGATCTCAACGGCGCTTTCGCCGGCGAGACCGTGAACGGCGCTGCCGTCGACGCCATTCTCAAGGCAACAAAAAATCCGGTGCAGCTCGGCGGCGGCATCCGCACGCTCGATCATATGGAAAACTGGCTATCGCGCGGCCTTGCCCGCGTCATTCTCGGCACGGTCGCCGTGCGCGATCCGGCGCTTGTCGTCGAAGCCTGCCGGCGGTATCCGGGCCACATCGCTGTTGGCATCGATGCCAAGGGTGGCAAGGTGGCGGTCGAGGGCTGGGCGGAAGCCTCCGAACTCGGCATCATCGAGCTCGCCAAGAAATTCGAGGGCGTCGGCGTTGCCGCGATCATCTATACCGACATCGACCGTGACGGCATTCTCACGGGTATTAACTGGGCGTCGACGCTGGAATTGGCCGAGGCCGTTTCCATCCCCGTTATCGCCTCCGGTGGGCTTGCTTCGCTGGATGATATCCGCCGCATGATCCAGCCGGATGCCCGCAAACTGGAAGGTGCGATTTCCGGCCGCGCGCTTTATGATGGCCGGATCGATCCGAAAGAGGCACTGGCCCTGATCAAGCAGGCCAAGGAGGCAGCACAATGA
- the hisH gene encoding imidazole glycerol phosphate synthase subunit HisH, translating into MRVAIIDYGSGNLRSATKAFERAAREAGIDAEIDLTDDAERVATADRIVLPGVGAYADCRRGLDAVPGMAEAVVDVVEHKARPFLGICVGMQLMSSRGLEKTTTQGFGWIKGDVKEMTPSDPGLKIPQIGWNTLDLRHPHALFEGIETGPDGLHAYFVHSYHLAADHGDDVIATTSYGGPMTAFVGRDNMAGAQFHPEKSQKLGLALIANFLRWKP; encoded by the coding sequence ATGCGCGTCGCGATTATCGACTATGGCTCCGGCAATCTGCGCTCGGCCACGAAAGCTTTCGAGCGAGCCGCCCGCGAGGCAGGGATCGACGCGGAGATCGACCTGACCGATGACGCCGAGCGCGTCGCCACCGCGGACCGCATCGTGCTTCCCGGCGTCGGCGCCTATGCCGATTGCCGCCGCGGCCTCGATGCGGTGCCGGGCATGGCGGAAGCGGTCGTCGATGTCGTGGAACACAAGGCGCGTCCCTTCCTCGGCATCTGCGTCGGCATGCAGCTGATGTCCTCGCGCGGGCTGGAGAAGACGACTACTCAGGGCTTCGGCTGGATCAAGGGCGACGTCAAGGAGATGACGCCTAGCGACCCCGGCCTGAAAATCCCGCAGATCGGCTGGAACACGCTGGACCTGCGCCATCCGCATGCTCTCTTTGAAGGGATCGAGACCGGGCCGGACGGGCTGCATGCCTATTTCGTCCATTCCTACCATCTGGCGGCGGATCATGGCGACGATGTCATCGCGACGACGAGCTATGGCGGGCCGATGACCGCTTTCGTCGGACGCGACAACATGGCCGGCGCGCAATTCCATCCGGAAAAGAGCCAGAAACTCGGCCTTGCCCTGATCGCCAATTTCCTGCGCTGGAAGCCGTGA
- a CDS encoding DUF2628 domain-containing protein, protein MASYLILTPPGAPNRSEVSDRYRDGTRFIRDGFSWKALLFPTLWMLFHRLWLYAVAAFLLQGFALELMRQPGFFAAGAALLLGVHVLAALEGPHAISDRLVGRGWKVGDLVSARDLATAEEIHFSRVEQEPSQDIHPNNWDIPATNTNTSRPGPSFGLPGYDGGR, encoded by the coding sequence ATGGCAAGCTATTTGATTTTGACTCCGCCAGGAGCGCCTAATCGATCCGAAGTATCGGATCGGTATCGCGACGGAACGCGATTCATCCGCGACGGCTTTTCGTGGAAGGCGCTCCTGTTTCCGACGCTCTGGATGCTCTTCCACCGGCTTTGGCTATATGCGGTTGCCGCCTTTCTGCTACAGGGCTTCGCTCTGGAGCTAATGCGCCAGCCGGGCTTCTTTGCCGCCGGTGCCGCGCTTCTGCTGGGTGTGCATGTTCTCGCCGCCCTCGAAGGCCCGCATGCGATCAGCGATCGCCTTGTCGGGCGCGGCTGGAAGGTCGGCGATCTCGTCTCGGCGCGTGATCTGGCAACGGCGGAGGAAATCCACTTTTCCCGCGTGGAGCAGGAACCAAGCCAAGATATCCATCCAAACAATTGGGATATTCCAGCCACAAACACCAATACCAGCCGCCCAGGCCCGAGCTTCGGCCTTCCCGGCTATGATGGAGGACGCTGA
- the hisB gene encoding imidazoleglycerol-phosphate dehydratase HisB, translated as MAETAASRTASVSRKTNETSVSVSVNIDGSGKSTISTGVGFFDHMLDQLSRHSLIDMEIDTKGDLHVDDHHAVEDTGIAIGQAIAKALGDRRGITRYASIDLAMDETMTKAAVDLSGRPFLVWNVSFSAPKIGTFDTELVREFFQALAQNAGITLHILNHYGANNHHIAETCFKAVARALRTATEIDPRQAGRVPSTKGTLA; from the coding sequence ATGGCAGAGACCGCAGCGAGCCGCACGGCAAGCGTTTCCCGCAAGACCAACGAGACCTCGGTCTCCGTTTCCGTCAACATCGACGGCAGCGGCAAATCGACGATTTCGACCGGTGTCGGCTTCTTCGACCATATGCTGGACCAGCTGTCGCGACATTCGCTGATCGACATGGAGATCGACACCAAGGGCGACCTGCATGTCGACGATCACCATGCTGTCGAGGATACCGGCATCGCGATCGGCCAGGCGATTGCCAAGGCGCTGGGCGACCGGCGCGGCATCACCCGCTATGCCTCGATCGATCTGGCTATGGACGAGACGATGACGAAAGCGGCCGTCGATCTGTCCGGCCGGCCCTTCCTCGTCTGGAACGTTTCGTTCAGCGCCCCGAAGATCGGTACCTTCGATACCGAACTGGTGCGTGAATTCTTCCAGGCGCTCGCGCAGAATGCCGGCATCACCTTGCATATTCTCAACCATTATGGCGCCAACAATCACCATATAGCCGAGACATGCTTCAAGGCCGTTGCGCGCGCATTGCGCACCGCAACCGAGATCGATCCGCGGCAGGCAGGCCGGGTGCCCTCGACGAAAGGCACGCTCGCCTGA
- the hslV gene encoding ATP-dependent protease subunit HslV, with the protein MTTIVTIRKNGKVVMAGDGQVSLGQTVMKGNARKVRRIGKGDVIAGFAGATADAFTLLERLEKKLEQYPGQLMRAAVELAKDWRTDKYLRNLEAMMLVADKQVTLAITGNGDVLEPEHGAMAIGSGGNFALAAALALMDGDKSAEDVARRSLDIAADICVYTNHNVIVETLDAEA; encoded by the coding sequence ATGACGACAATCGTGACTATTCGCAAGAACGGCAAGGTGGTGATGGCTGGTGATGGCCAGGTGAGCCTTGGCCAGACCGTCATGAAGGGCAATGCGCGCAAGGTTCGCCGCATCGGCAAGGGCGATGTCATTGCCGGTTTCGCCGGCGCGACCGCCGATGCCTTCACCCTTCTCGAGCGCCTTGAAAAGAAGCTCGAACAATATCCCGGCCAGTTGATGCGCGCAGCCGTCGAGCTCGCCAAGGATTGGCGGACCGACAAATATCTGCGCAACCTCGAAGCCATGATGCTGGTTGCCGACAAACAAGTGACGCTCGCCATCACCGGCAACGGCGATGTGCTCGAGCCCGAACATGGCGCCATGGCGATCGGCTCCGGCGGCAATTTTGCCCTCGCCGCCGCTCTGGCGCTGATGGATGGCGACAAGTCCGCCGAAGATGTCGCCCGCCGCTCCCTCGATATTGCAGCCGACATCTGCGTCTACACGAACCACAATGTGATCGTCGAAACGCTCGATGCCGAAGCCTAA
- the hslU gene encoding ATP-dependent protease ATPase subunit HslU: protein MTTFSPREIVSELDRYIVGQHEAKRAVAIALRNRWRRQQLEPDLRDEVMPKNILMIGPTGVGKTEISRRLAKLAGAPFIKVEATKFTEVGYVGRDVEQIVRDLVEVGIGLAREKKRAEVQAKAHMSAEERVLDALVGATASPATRDSFRKKLRDGQLDDKEIDIEVADTGSGMPGGFEIPGMPGANIGVLNLSEMFGKAMGGRTKKVRTTVKDSYKELVRDESDKLIDNEAIQREAVQSAENDGIVFLDEIDKIAARDGGMGAGVSREGVQRDLLPLVEGTTVSTKYGPVKTDHILFIASGAFHVSKPSDLLPELQGRLPIRVELRPLTKEDFRRILTEPEASLIRQYKALMETEELKLDFTDDAIDALADVAVHLNSTVENIGARRLQTVMERVLDDISYNASDRAGVSVTIDAAYVREHVGDLASNTDLSRFIL from the coding sequence ATGACCACTTTTTCCCCCCGCGAGATCGTTTCCGAGCTCGATCGTTATATTGTCGGCCAGCATGAGGCCAAGCGCGCCGTGGCGATCGCATTGCGCAATCGCTGGCGCCGGCAGCAGCTCGAGCCCGACCTGCGCGACGAAGTCATGCCCAAGAACATCCTGATGATCGGCCCGACCGGCGTCGGCAAGACGGAAATCTCCCGTCGTCTCGCCAAGCTCGCCGGCGCTCCCTTCATCAAGGTGGAAGCCACGAAGTTCACCGAGGTCGGCTATGTCGGCCGCGACGTCGAGCAGATCGTCCGTGACCTCGTCGAAGTCGGCATCGGCCTGGCGCGCGAAAAGAAGCGCGCCGAGGTGCAGGCCAAGGCGCATATGAGCGCCGAAGAACGCGTGCTCGATGCTCTTGTCGGCGCCACCGCATCGCCGGCGACGCGCGACAGCTTCCGCAAGAAGCTGCGTGACGGTCAGCTCGACGACAAGGAAATCGATATCGAAGTTGCCGATACCGGCTCCGGCATGCCCGGCGGCTTTGAGATCCCCGGCATGCCCGGCGCCAATATCGGCGTCCTCAACCTCTCCGAAATGTTCGGCAAGGCCATGGGTGGCCGCACGAAGAAGGTGCGCACGACCGTCAAGGATTCCTACAAGGAGCTGGTCCGCGACGAATCCGACAAGCTGATCGACAATGAAGCGATCCAGCGCGAAGCCGTGCAATCGGCCGAAAATGACGGCATCGTCTTCCTGGACGAGATCGACAAGATCGCCGCCCGCGACGGCGGCATGGGTGCCGGCGTCTCCCGCGAAGGCGTGCAGCGCGACCTGCTGCCGCTGGTCGAAGGCACGACGGTGTCGACCAAGTATGGCCCAGTCAAAACAGACCATATCCTCTTCATCGCCTCGGGCGCCTTCCACGTGTCGAAGCCGTCGGATCTTCTGCCGGAACTGCAGGGCCGCCTGCCGATCCGCGTCGAGCTCCGGCCGCTGACCAAGGAAGATTTCCGCCGCATCCTGACCGAGCCGGAAGCGAGCCTCATCCGCCAGTACAAGGCGCTGATGGAAACGGAAGAGCTGAAGCTCGACTTCACCGACGACGCCATCGACGCTCTCGCCGATGTCGCCGTGCATCTGAACTCCACCGTCGAGAATATCGGCGCCCGCCGCCTGCAGACCGTCATGGAACGGGTGCTCGACGATATCTCCTACAATGCCTCCGACCGTGCCGGCGTGTCGGTGACCATCGATGCCGCCTATGTCCGCGAGCATGTCGGCGACCTCGCCAGCAACACGGATCTGTCCCGCTTCATTCTGTGA
- a CDS encoding DUF1402 family protein, which produces MRRILITLLLAVASLTWIPVYADAATTVPPGNRNAEQPPVPGASVRRTRGTNSTFERKYQKVRELLATDTKLMAKIKSTARAYGIEPIHIIGALVGEHTYNVDAYDGLQSYYVKAASYAGQSFRFAYNGENVGDFVAQSQFDSCKGKGDSYSLWTCREDVWEDDFRGKTVGGKSYPDNRFSAVFFQPFYAGQTFGLGQVNPLTALELSDLVSRTSGIPKLDEKDAGGVYKAIMDPDLSLAFVAASIRKSIDDYRSIAGMDISGNPGITATLYNLGNSRKRAAALAARNRGSSQSVWPEENYYGWLINDKLSDLKSLL; this is translated from the coding sequence TTGCGACGCATACTGATCACCCTTCTCCTGGCGGTCGCCAGCCTCACCTGGATACCCGTCTATGCGGACGCGGCGACCACGGTGCCTCCGGGCAACCGCAATGCCGAGCAGCCGCCGGTCCCCGGCGCCTCCGTGCGGCGCACGCGCGGCACGAATTCGACCTTCGAGCGCAAGTACCAGAAGGTCCGCGAACTGCTGGCGACGGATACGAAGCTGATGGCGAAGATCAAGTCGACGGCCCGCGCCTACGGCATCGAGCCGATCCACATCATCGGCGCGCTCGTCGGTGAGCACACCTATAATGTCGATGCCTATGACGGCCTGCAGTCCTATTACGTCAAGGCGGCGTCCTATGCCGGCCAGAGCTTCCGCTTCGCCTATAATGGTGAAAACGTCGGCGATTTCGTCGCCCAGTCGCAATTCGACAGCTGCAAGGGCAAGGGCGACTCCTACAGTCTGTGGACCTGCCGTGAGGATGTCTGGGAAGACGATTTCCGTGGCAAGACTGTCGGTGGCAAATCTTATCCCGACAATCGTTTCAGCGCCGTTTTCTTCCAGCCCTTCTATGCCGGCCAGACCTTCGGCCTCGGCCAGGTCAACCCGCTAACGGCGCTCGAGCTCTCCGACCTCGTCAGCCGTACCTCGGGCATTCCGAAGCTGGATGAGAAAGATGCCGGCGGCGTCTATAAGGCGATCATGGACCCGGATCTGTCGCTCGCCTTCGTCGCGGCATCGATCCGCAAGTCGATCGACGACTACCGCTCGATCGCCGGCATGGATATTTCGGGTAATCCGGGCATTACCGCGACGCTCTACAACCTCGGCAATTCCCGCAAGCGCGCCGCCGCCCTTGCCGCCAGGAACCGGGGCTCTTCACAGTCGGTCTGGCCGGAGGAGAATTACTACGGCTGGCTCATCAATGATAAGCTGAGCGACCTGAAGTCTCTGTTGTAA